The Pantoea trifolii nucleotide sequence AGGCGAATCATCATGGCGTCATAACTGTCTACGGTGCTGATATCCCATCCTACCAACGGATGAGTCTGGATGACGTCTTTATTTCTGTCCATTATAACCTCCGTATTACTCGTTAAACGAAGTGCTTCTTGAGGTTCAATGCGGCTGTATCGTGCACTAGCGAAACAATTATAACATGAAATAGCGAGTACAATAGTTAAAAGGTATGACGAACCTAATCAGAGTGAAAATAAACGCACTTCACATTGACGTTATAGCGAATAATAAAATGCCCGAAACGTCAGGCATTTTATTGGAAATATTATTGGCAGTAGTGACGAAATTATCGGCTTTTGTAAGAGGAAACTTTAGGCCGAAAAAGAGAATCTTTTAGGCGTGTGGCTCGCTTGGCAGCAGGCCGTGACGTTTCTGAATCTCTTCCGCTAGCCGGGTAAAATGCTGCTGTAACTGCTCGTCATGGTTCTGGTTTTGCGCTTCCAGCGTCAGGTTGTGGACCAGCAACTGATTGGCGCGATCGTCGAGACAGAAGGTCAAGGTGGCAAACGCATTTTCTAATACGGTTAAGCGGCGCTGTTGCTCAGCAATAAATGCCAGCAACTCTCCGAAGGTCATCGCCTCTTCTGGTTTTTCAGTAGTCATGTAAAACACCTCCTGTAAGCATGACGAGGCAAGAATAGGGGATCGTTTAACATGAGTCTAGATGCAGGCAGTTTTTCTGGCGAGAGGGAAATAAAAACAAAAAAGCCGGGTGGCGAAACCCGGCAAAAACGGCACAGTGGCTGTTAATCGTTATTAAACCAGTCGTCAGCGCTTTCCCAGGTTTCTTGTAACAGTTCGCTGATGCGTTCGCGTGACTCTTTGCAGCCACCAAACACGCTAAGTTGGTTGCCGCCGGCATAACGCACTTTGACGTGATGATCGTCGTCAGGGAAATCCTGCGTAATGCGACGGACCAGTTCGATGCTGAGTGCATCCAGTGCACCTGCAGGAAGGGGCGAAGTTTTTGCTACGGTAATTTCAACGCGCATAGAAGCCTCCGGAATAATATACTGTTTATTTGTACAGTATATTATTCCCGAAGGCAAGCAGCAGAAAATTATTCTTTGATGCGCCAGTTCAGCGTCTCACCGGCAAGGAAAGGCACCAGCGTGTCATCCGCCAGGGCAATGCTCTCTTCAACCTGCCAGGATTCACGCACCAGCGTCAGCGTGCCTTCATTCAGCGGCAAACCATAGAAGTTCGCGCCGTTCTCTGAGCAGAAGGCTTCAAAATGTTCCAGCGCCTTCAGCTCCTCAAACACCGTGGCGTAAGCAGGCAAGGAGGTCGGCGCATTGAACACACCGGCGCAGCCGCAACTTGCTTCTTTCAGGTGACGCAGATGGGGGGCGGTATCGGTACCGAGGAATACGCGACGATTACCGCTGGCGACCAGCTTACGCAGCGCTTCCTGATGAATATTGCGTTTCAAAATCGGCAAGCAGTAGAGATGCGGACGCACACCGCCAACCAGCATGTGGTTGCGGTTGAACATCAGGTGTTGTGGCGTGATGGTGGCGCCCAGCAACTCGTTTCCTGCCGCCAGATACT carries:
- the dinI gene encoding DNA damage-inducible protein I, which gives rise to MRVEITVAKTSPLPAGALDALSIELVRRITQDFPDDDHHVKVRYAGGNQLSVFGGCKESRERISELLQETWESADDWFNND